Proteins from a genomic interval of Rosa chinensis cultivar Old Blush chromosome 2, RchiOBHm-V2, whole genome shotgun sequence:
- the LOC112186805 gene encoding laccase-15, whose translation MKVSRITLHLQLLGLLLAVNGFLHCQAWPVRYTFVVENTPYKRLCTTKNILTVNGQFPGPTLYVHKGDTIIVDVFNKGNRNITIHWHGVAQPRYPWSDGPDYITQCPIQPGAKFTQKIIFSKEEGTLWWHAHSEWDRATVHGPIIIYPNKKKNYPFSKPHAEIPIIFGEWWKVDIGNLYTQTLQAGGEPNTSDAYLINGQPGDLYPCSKSEMCKVMVDYGKTYLLRLINSGLQEILFFAIANHKVTVVGTDASYTKPFTTDYVTISPGQTIDLLLHANQRPNHYYMAATVYGGGAGPYDNTTTALLQYTNRGYTPSSTPLFPDLPAHNDTNASVHFSGSLRSLADKNHPIDVPLKITTPLFYTVSINTFQCPNNSCSGPNGTRLAASVNNISFVNPSIDILQAYYYHVNGVFGTRFPDFPPLLFNFTAQYFPLYLQTPKRGTEVQVLEYNATVELVFQGTNLVAGDDHPMHLHGYSFYVVGLGLGNFDKDKDPLKYNLVDPPLQNTIAVPVNGWATIRFKADNPGVWFMHCHLDKHMSWGMDTTFIVKNGKGPKAQILPPPPDMPPC comes from the exons ATGAAGGTTTCCAGAATTACCCTGCATCTGCAACTTCTGGGGTTGTTATTGGCTGTTAATGGCTTCCTCCATTGCCAAGCTTGGCCAGTTCGTTACACTTTTGTG GTGGAAAACACTCCATACAAAAGACTCTGCACCACAAAGAACATCTTGACTGTAAATGGCCAGTTTCCGGGACCGACATTGTATGTTCACAAAGGAGACACTATCATCGTCGATGTCTTTAACAAAGGCAATCGTAACATTACTATCCACTG GCATGGTGTTGCGCAACCAAGATATCCATGGTCGGACGGACCAGACTATATCACACAGTGCCCAATTCAACCGGGAGCCAAGTTCACCCAAAAGATCATTTTCTCAAAGGAGGAAGGCACCCTTTGGTGGCATGCTCACAGTGAGTGGGATCGAGCCACTGTCCACGGTCCCATCATCATATAccccaacaagaagaagaattacCCCTTTTCCAAGCCTCATGCAGAAATTCCAATCATATTCG GAGAGTGGTGGAAGGTAGATATAGGGAACCTTTATACTCAAACTCTTCAGGCCGGAGGGGAACCTAATACTTCCGACGCTTATCTCATCAATGGTCAACCTGGCGATCTGTATCCATGCTCTAAATCAG AGATGTGCAAGGTGATGGTTGATTATGGCAAAACCTACCTACTGAGACTAATCAACTCCGGTCTGCAAGAGATTCTGTTTTTCGCCATCGCCAATCACAAAGTTACAGTTGTAGGGACAGATGCTAGCTACACCAAGCCTTTCACAACTGATTATGTCACCATCTCACCAGGTCAAACCATTGACCTTTTGCTCCATGCTAATCAGAGGCCTAACCACTACTACATGGCCGCTACAGTCTACGGAGGTGGCGCTGGTCCTTATGATAACACCACCACAGCCCTACTACAATACACAAATCGGGGTTACACCCCTTCTTCAACCCCTTTGTTTCCTGATCTTCCTGCTCACAATGACACTAATGCATCAGTTCATTTCAGTGGTAGTCTCAGGAGCTTGGCTGATAAAAACCACCCCATTGACGTTCCACTAAAAATTACAACTCCCTTGTTTTATACCGTCTCCATCAACACGTTCCAGTGCCCCAATAATTCATGTTCTGGGCCTAATGGAACGCGTCTGGCCGCTAGTGTGAATAACATtagctttgtgaaccctagcatTGACATACTACAAGCTTACTATTATCATGTCAACGGGGTATTTGGAACTCGGTTTCCAGATTTCCCGCCTTTGCTGTTTAACTTTACAGCGCAGTACTTCCCGCTGTACCTTCAGACCCCGAAACGAGGGACAGAAGTGCAGGTACTGGAGTACAACGCGACTGTGGAGCTCGTGTTTCAGGGGACTAATTTGGTGGCAGGGGATGACCATCCAATGCATCTTCATGGTTACAGTTTCTATGTGGTTGGATTGGGGCTTGGGAACTTTGACAAGGATAAGGACCCTTTGAAATACAATCTTGTTGATCCTCCTCTTCAAAACACCATTGCTGTCCCTGTAAATGGGTGGGCTACCATCAGATTCAAGGCTGACAATCCTGGAGTTTGGTTTATGCATTGCCATCTGGACAAGCATATGTCATGGGGCATGGATACGACATTCATAGTAAAAAATGGAAAGGGACCTAAAGCACAAATCTTGCCTCCACCACCAGATATGCCACCTTGCTGA